The Pseudomonas allokribbensis genome has a window encoding:
- a CDS encoding LysR substrate-binding domain-containing protein, with the protein MKRKMPGLNALKAFEVAGSTGSFTRAAELLNVTQSAVSRQVRQLEEQLGESLLERRHHHLELTGAGKILLRALHQSFDKIELTVRSIQQKTHANRLHINAPPTFTSRWLMPRLGRLREQHPELELSITTRLQDSLAETSTLDCAIRFGDGEWDGLDSSLLIQERHIAVCAPTLYAREGGDQGIDLNRLTLLHVLAREDQRYLTWKHWLDAARITGVDTQGGYEFDLLDLAIQAAVDGLGITIADWHMVASELASGQLTQVHNVHVEGHQSYWLVTRPEQTQMPQLQAFSQWLQEEIWLAQRQLEPSKAIF; encoded by the coding sequence ATGAAACGCAAAATGCCCGGCCTGAATGCACTCAAAGCATTCGAAGTGGCCGGCAGCACCGGCAGCTTCACCCGCGCCGCCGAGTTGCTCAACGTCACCCAGAGCGCGGTCAGCCGTCAGGTGCGGCAACTGGAAGAGCAGCTCGGCGAGAGTCTGCTGGAACGCCGTCATCACCATCTCGAACTGACCGGTGCCGGCAAGATTCTGCTGCGGGCGTTGCACCAGTCGTTCGACAAGATCGAGCTGACCGTGCGCAGCATCCAGCAGAAAACCCACGCCAACCGCTTGCACATCAATGCGCCACCCACCTTCACCAGCCGCTGGTTGATGCCGCGTCTGGGGCGCCTGCGCGAGCAGCATCCGGAGCTGGAGCTGAGCATCACCACCCGCTTGCAGGACAGTCTCGCGGAAACCAGCACCCTCGATTGCGCGATCCGTTTTGGCGACGGCGAGTGGGACGGGCTCGACAGTTCACTGCTGATTCAGGAACGGCACATCGCGGTGTGCGCGCCGACCCTGTATGCGCGGGAGGGCGGCGATCAGGGCATCGACCTCAATCGCCTGACGCTGCTGCATGTGCTGGCCCGGGAGGATCAGCGTTACCTGACCTGGAAACACTGGCTCGACGCGGCGCGCATCACGGGTGTCGATACCCAGGGCGGTTATGAATTCGACCTGTTGGACCTGGCGATTCAAGCGGCGGTCGATGGTCTGGGGATCACCATTGCCGACTGGCACATGGTCGCCTCGGAACTGGCCAGCGGGCAGTTGACCCAGGTGCACAACGTGCATGTGGAAGGCCACCAGTCCTACTGGCTGGTGACCCGCCCGGAACAGACGCAGATGCCGCAATTGCAGGCGTTCAGTCAGTGGTTGCAGGAAGAGATCTGGCTGGCGCAGCGCCAGCTTGAGCCCTCGAAGGCGATTTTCTGA
- a CDS encoding MFS transporter: protein MSAQPVKIDDLPIGRFHLKIAGLTFGAHFTDGYILGLIGIAFTLLSPQMHLDAFWQGLIGASALIGLFLGSLFFGWISDKVGRQKIFLVSFVLITIASVMQFYVETAMSLFLCRVLIGIGLGGDFSVGHAMLAEFAPKKHRGVLLGSFSVIWTFGYVAATFVGTAMLSLGDDAWRWMLASSAIPAALILIARIGTPESPRWLVNQGRITEARAIVKKHLGDNVELDESQSTETRSGYAVLFSREYRKRTAFNCLFFVCIVMPYFAIYTFLPSILQKMGLAEGFGTELMLNMLLILGALIGIWCTIKFTRRGFLINSFIILAVALFLLAVLPGSAAWLMVLVFGLFTLVLSAVSNLVGVFPAESFPTEVRASGIGLATAVSRLGSAISTFLLPVSVAGIGLSPTMGILAAILGIGALLSWAWAPETKSLTLSQACKAQSPVEVAVGTVGKVATPV, encoded by the coding sequence ATGTCCGCTCAACCCGTAAAGATCGATGACCTGCCCATCGGGCGCTTCCACCTCAAGATCGCCGGCCTGACCTTCGGCGCGCACTTCACCGACGGCTACATCCTTGGCCTGATCGGCATCGCGTTCACTTTGCTCAGCCCGCAGATGCACCTTGATGCGTTCTGGCAGGGCCTGATCGGTGCGTCGGCGCTGATCGGGCTGTTTCTCGGCAGTCTGTTTTTCGGCTGGATCTCGGACAAGGTCGGCCGGCAGAAAATCTTCCTGGTCAGCTTCGTGCTGATCACCATTGCCTCGGTGATGCAGTTCTACGTCGAAACCGCCATGAGCCTGTTCCTGTGTCGGGTGCTGATCGGTATCGGCCTGGGTGGCGATTTCAGTGTCGGCCACGCAATGCTCGCCGAGTTCGCGCCGAAGAAGCATCGCGGTGTGTTGCTGGGTTCGTTCAGCGTGATCTGGACCTTCGGCTACGTCGCGGCGACCTTCGTTGGCACCGCCATGCTCAGCCTCGGTGATGACGCTTGGCGCTGGATGCTGGCGTCATCGGCGATTCCCGCCGCGTTGATTCTGATCGCGCGGATCGGCACGCCGGAATCACCGCGCTGGCTGGTCAATCAGGGGCGCATCACCGAGGCGCGGGCGATCGTCAAAAAACACCTGGGCGACAACGTCGAGCTGGACGAGAGCCAATCCACGGAAACCCGCTCGGGCTATGCGGTGCTGTTCAGCCGTGAATACCGCAAGCGCACGGCGTTCAACTGCCTGTTCTTCGTCTGCATCGTCATGCCGTACTTCGCCATCTACACCTTCCTGCCGTCGATCCTGCAGAAGATGGGCCTGGCCGAAGGCTTCGGCACTGAGCTGATGCTCAACATGCTGCTGATTCTCGGCGCACTGATCGGCATCTGGTGCACGATCAAATTCACTCGACGCGGCTTCCTGATCAACTCGTTCATCATTCTGGCGGTGGCGTTGTTTCTGCTGGCGGTGTTGCCGGGCAGTGCCGCGTGGCTGATGGTGCTGGTGTTCGGTTTGTTCACGCTGGTGTTGTCGGCGGTCAGCAACCTGGTGGGCGTGTTCCCGGCGGAGAGCTTCCCGACGGAAGTGCGGGCCAGCGGAATTGGTCTGGCGACGGCGGTGAGTCGTTTGGGTTCGGCGATCAGTACGTTCCTGCTGCCGGTGAGTGTGGCGGGGATCGGTTTGAGCCCGACCATGGGGATTCTTGCGGCGATTCTGGGGATTGGCGCGTTGCTGTCTTGGGCGTGGGCGCCGGAGACCAAGTCGTTGACGTTGAGTCAGGCGTGCAAGGCGCAGAGTCCGGTGGAAGTCGCGGTAGGGACGGTCGGGAAAGTCGCTACCCCCGTCTGA
- a CDS encoding NAD-dependent succinate-semialdehyde dehydrogenase has product MSGLIRHGNFIDGQWGSGGATYPVRNPANGELITEVQKAGAEETNLAIEAANRALPAWRKLTAKERSQRLKRWSDLMLANQQELATLLSREQGKPLAEAKGEVVYAASFLEWFGEEAKRAYGDVIPSHKADARIIVTKEAIGVVAAITPWNFPLAMVTRKVGPALAAGCTMILKPSEETPLSAFALAVLAEQAGIPAGVFNIVSGDAVAIGGALQASSVVRKLSFTGSTRTGKLLMRQAADTLKKVSLELGGNAPFIVFDDADIDAAVKGAMASKFRNTGQTCVCVNRFFIQDGVYEAFTGKLAEAVAAMRVGSALDGDTEQGPLINAAALAKVEAHVSDALEKGATLLCGGRRHALGGTFYEPTILTEASGDMLIAQDETFGPVAACFRFKDEAEVLARANDTPFGLSAYFYSRDIGRVWRMAEGLEAGMVGINEGIISTEVAPFGGIKESGLGREGSKYGLDDYLEIKYLLMGGL; this is encoded by the coding sequence ATGAGCGGGTTGATTCGTCACGGCAACTTCATCGACGGCCAGTGGGGTTCGGGCGGCGCCACTTATCCGGTGCGCAACCCGGCCAATGGCGAGTTGATCACCGAGGTGCAGAAGGCCGGTGCCGAGGAAACCAACCTCGCCATCGAGGCGGCCAATCGTGCCCTGCCTGCGTGGCGCAAACTCACTGCCAAGGAACGCAGTCAGCGCCTGAAACGCTGGAGCGATCTGATGCTCGCCAACCAGCAGGAACTGGCGACCTTGCTCAGCCGCGAGCAGGGCAAACCGCTGGCCGAAGCCAAGGGCGAAGTGGTCTATGCCGCGAGTTTTCTCGAATGGTTCGGTGAAGAGGCCAAGCGTGCCTACGGTGATGTGATCCCGAGCCACAAGGCCGATGCGCGGATCATCGTCACCAAGGAAGCCATCGGTGTGGTCGCGGCGATTACCCCGTGGAACTTCCCGCTGGCGATGGTCACCCGCAAGGTCGGCCCGGCGCTGGCGGCGGGTTGCACGATGATTCTCAAACCGTCGGAAGAAACCCCGCTGTCGGCATTCGCTTTGGCGGTACTGGCCGAGCAGGCCGGGATTCCGGCCGGTGTGTTCAACATCGTTTCCGGCGATGCGGTGGCCATCGGCGGTGCGCTGCAAGCTTCAAGCGTGGTGCGCAAGCTGTCGTTCACCGGCTCGACCCGCACCGGCAAGCTGCTGATGCGCCAGGCCGCCGACACCCTGAAAAAGGTCTCGCTGGAACTGGGCGGCAACGCGCCGTTCATTGTCTTCGACGACGCCGACATCGATGCGGCCGTCAAAGGCGCGATGGCCTCGAAATTCCGCAACACCGGGCAGACCTGCGTGTGCGTCAACCGCTTTTTCATTCAGGACGGCGTCTACGAAGCCTTCACCGGCAAACTCGCCGAAGCCGTGGCGGCGATGCGCGTGGGCAGTGCGCTGGACGGTGACACCGAGCAAGGCCCGCTGATCAACGCCGCTGCGCTGGCCAAGGTCGAAGCCCACGTCAGTGATGCGTTGGAGAAGGGCGCCACGCTGTTGTGCGGCGGTCGTCGTCATGCCCTCGGCGGCACGTTCTACGAACCGACCATCCTTACCGAAGCCAGTGGCGACATGCTCATCGCTCAGGACGAGACCTTCGGCCCGGTGGCCGCATGTTTCCGCTTCAAGGACGAAGCCGAAGTGCTGGCGCGGGCCAACGACACGCCATTCGGTCTGTCGGCTTACTTCTACAGTCGCGACATCGGTCGTGTCTGGCGCATGGCCGAAGGGCTGGAAGCCGGGATGGTCGGCATCAACGAAGGGATCATCTCCACGGAGGTGGCGCCGTTCGGTGGTATCAAGGAATCGGGCCTTGGGCGTGAAGGTTCGAAGTACGGTCTGGATGACTATCTGGAGATCAAATACCTGTTGATGGGCGGTCTCTAG
- a CDS encoding LysR substrate-binding domain-containing protein produces MRQLPSLNTLRVFEEVARHRSFSQAAIGLNVTQGAVSRQIKQLEDYLGVALFVRTPQGLSLTEAGSNLSPHLAEAFDHIERALQAVRVPNLRQRLKVLAPPTWATRWLSPHLRAFCQRYPDINLSVTNQIGHDSLTEVDCHIRFGLAAAPHCSSQLLVMERHIAVASPELFNGDQPPDLREYPLLHILHDGKRLKVWENWLAAMGRDDIDAGQGLEFSTLDQVIHTALAGGGLAVIDRQMIEKELANGSLLPITPIEVIGPYGYWLDVANDKQGLSKVKLFTEWLGVVSNP; encoded by the coding sequence ATGCGTCAACTGCCCTCGCTCAACACCCTGCGCGTGTTCGAAGAAGTCGCCCGTCATCGCAGTTTCAGCCAGGCCGCCATCGGGCTGAATGTCACCCAGGGCGCGGTCAGTCGCCAGATCAAACAGCTTGAAGACTACCTCGGCGTGGCGCTGTTCGTGCGCACGCCTCAAGGGCTGTCGCTGACCGAAGCCGGCAGCAATCTTTCCCCGCATCTGGCCGAGGCTTTCGACCACATCGAACGCGCCCTGCAAGCCGTACGTGTGCCGAATCTGCGCCAGCGTTTGAAAGTGCTCGCACCGCCCACCTGGGCCACGCGCTGGCTGTCGCCACACCTGCGCGCGTTCTGTCAGCGCTACCCGGACATCAACCTCAGCGTCACCAACCAGATCGGCCACGACAGCCTCACGGAAGTCGATTGCCACATCCGCTTCGGCCTCGCGGCAGCGCCCCATTGCTCCAGCCAATTGCTGGTGATGGAACGGCACATCGCAGTGGCCAGCCCGGAGCTGTTCAACGGCGATCAGCCGCCGGATCTGCGGGAATATCCATTGCTGCACATCCTGCACGACGGCAAGCGCTTGAAGGTCTGGGAGAACTGGCTGGCGGCCATGGGCCGGGATGACATCGATGCCGGGCAAGGGCTGGAATTCAGCACCCTGGACCAGGTGATCCACACCGCGCTGGCCGGCGGCGGCCTGGCGGTGATCGACCGGCAGATGATCGAGAAGGAACTGGCCAACGGCAGCCTGCTGCCGATCACCCCGATTGAGGTGATCGGCCCTTATGGGTATTGGCTGGATGTGGCTAATGACAAGCAGGGGTTGTCGAAGGTGAAGCTGTTTACCGAGTGGCTAGGGGTTGTCAGCAACCCCTGA